The DNA window GGGCCGGAAGCCGCGTACGCGCCGACCCGCTTTCTTCGCTTCGCTCGGCGTGCGTGACGCGAGGATGACCTCGAGCATCTCGTCGTCCGCGAACAGGCGTGCTTTGCCCGCCATCATCCAGTGCTCCGCCGTCGGGTACCGCGTGCCCCCCACCACGAACGGCGCGGGGTACCACTGGCTGAGACACGTCGAGCCGATCGAGCCGTCGGAAGGCACCGAATGCCCGTAGAAACAGAGAAACCGCAGCGGAGCGCCCGACGCCGAGAGCCGGATCACCTCCTCGACGGTCGCGGGCGTGCCGAGGGCGTCGATCACTCGCCGAGCAACGCCGCCGCGGTGCTGCCGCGGAGCGCGGCGACGCGTCGATCGCGCAGCTTCGCCTCGTCGCGCACGATCTCGGCGAGCGCATCGACGACGGCGCTGCGTACGTTCATCGTCGCCGCGATGCGCTGCACCGCATCGAGCTCGCCCGTTGCGATCTCGCCGTCCGCGAGCGCGACCGACAACGCCTCGTAGACGATCCACGCGCCGAGCGACGCGCGCGCGTCGGTCGGCACCGAGAGTCGCGCGAGGAGC is part of the Deltaproteobacteria bacterium genome and encodes:
- a CDS encoding NADAR family protein, whose translation is MDALGTPATVEEVIRLSASGAPLRFLCFYGHSVPSDGSIGSTCLSQWYPAPFVVGGTRYPTAEHWMMAGKARLFADDEMLEVILASRTPSEAKKAGRRVRGFRPSDWEAARFDLVVEGNVHKFSQNEALRDYLLATGDAVLVEASPRDRIWGIGMSATNPNATIPARWRGRNLLGFALMQARARLKV